The segment CAAGGCTCCGGCGAGCAAGGCCTTTTTGCTCGAGGTTTGGGTGAGCTTCTGGGGCTTGGGCAGAGGGAGCGTTTGTGCGCCTAGGCCGAGCGTGCAGAGAAGTAAAAGAGCGACAGTCTTCATTGGGCTTGCAGCATTTCGCCGTCGTGGGCACGAATTTGGACTTCTACCAGTGTGCCCGGCGGAGCCGGCTGAGGCAAGGCGATGCGAGCGTAATTATCGCTCAGGGCTTCGCTGCCGCTGAGCGCGACGGCGGAAAGTGTTTGGCCGACCAGGGCGTCCAGGAACGCCGCTCGCTTGCTTGCGCCGAGACGCCGCAACACGGCGGCGCGCGCGGCGGTGCGCTCAGGCGAGACCGCGCGCCAGGCGCCTGCAACCAAGCGCTGCGCGGCTTCGGTCCCTGGGCGGGGTGAAAACGGGAATACGTGCAGATAGGCCAGCGGGAGCGAGGCGACAAACGACAGGCTTTCCTCAAATTCGGCGTCGGTTTCGCCCGGGAACCCGGCCATAACGTCCGCGCCGATCGCCACACCCGGCACTTGTGCCGCGAGAACTGTAACGCACGCGGCGTAATCGCAGGCGCGGTAGCGGCGGTGCATGCGCCGGAGCACGGTGTCGCTGCCGCTCTGCAGCGGCAGGTGCGCATGGCGCGCGAGCCGGTCGCCGCTGGCCGCCATGAGCGCGGTCAGTTCCGGGATCCAGTCCATCGGCTCGACGGAGCTGAGCCGGAGGCGCGGCAGCCGGGTTTGCTGGAGGATCGCACACACTAGGTCATCTAAATGGAGGCCACCTCCCAGATCACGCCCCCATTGCCCCAGGTTGATGCCCGAGCAGACGATTTCGGCATGGCCGGCGGCGGCGAGAGCATCGACTTCGGCCAGCACTTCACCCAAAGGGCGCGAACGGTCGCCGCCGCGGACCTGGGGAATGATGCAGAAGCTGCACGCCCGGCCGCAACCGTCCTGCACTTTGACAATGGGCCGGCTGCGCGCGCTGCCGCGTGGCTCGATCCGCGCCAGGCTGGCGAGCTTTTGCGATTGCGGCGCGACGCCGACGAGTTGCTGCGGCAGCCGCCACTTCTCCGCGTGACCGGTGACGAGGGTTACGCCTGCGAGAGCGGCAAGTTCCGCCGGAGCGCGTTCGGCGTAACAGCCGGTGACGGCAATGCGCGCCTGGGGCCGCAGGCGATG is part of the Acidobacteriota bacterium genome and harbors:
- a CDS encoding MiaB/RimO family radical SAM methylthiotransferase; translated protein: MRMPRQQPQQLPSRVAGGAGDAHPRDRIIIHHKNNYTKAPRCQAFRRIIRVPASFWIYNFGCRANQADGEALTAACVRAGLQPTAEADADWVVFNTCTVTAQADAEARRAIRRLHRLRPQARIAVTGCYAERAPAELAALAGVTLVTGHAEKWRLPQQLVGVAPQSQKLASLARIEPRGSARSRPIVKVQDGCGRACSFCIIPQVRGGDRSRPLGEVLAEVDALAAAGHAEIVCSGINLGQWGRDLGGGLHLDDLVCAILQQTRLPRLRLSSVEPMDWIPELTALMAASGDRLARHAHLPLQSGSDTVLRRMHRRYRACDYAACVTVLAAQVPGVAIGADVMAGFPGETDAEFEESLSFVASLPLAYLHVFPFSPRPGTEAAQRLVAGAWRAVSPERTAARAAVLRRLGASKRAAFLDALVGQTLSAVALSGSEALSDNYARIALPQPAPPGTLVEVQIRAHDGEMLQAQ